The Branchiostoma lanceolatum isolate klBraLanc5 chromosome 5, klBraLanc5.hap2, whole genome shotgun sequence region TGTTTGTGCTTACAATTGCATCGCATAGTGATTACAAGTTACCAAACGATAAGAAAACGGAGGAGATTAGAAAATAAAAGGGGCCAAGCAGAAACCGTATAACTGAGGTCGCGTAGGTATAAAGTGACCGCTCGTGCATAAAATCATACCACCGAAACCGCACACACATATGGTCAATCGATCCCTTCTATAAACATCCAAAGTGTCAGAGGTCCTGTCCGTACGTAAAGGCAACTATGTACATACTACCAACTTACGTTCAGCACTGCAACGACATTCGTTTAATCGTATTAAGGGCAAGGCCGTGGGGTTTTCACAACAAACGTAGATTCACTCACCTTATAAATATGAGGAATGTTGCCGAGTATTGGCCATTTCCAGTGGCCCGGCGGGTAGTTCTTCCCCCTCCGGACGAACCACAGAACACCAAGGAACGACACCAGCAGAACCAGGATCGTCTGGAGGTCTAGAAACGTCTTGGTTCCGGACACGACGTGCAGAAGGAGCGACATGACTAGACTTAACTTAAGGAGGTCACGCCTCACAAAGCTCCTTCCCAAGCAGCATCGTTCTGTATTGTAGAGCTTCTTATGAAGCAGCTCGCGGTGGAAAGACCGGTAGTGTTGTTTCTTGTCGATCGGTCTTGTTGTGGCTTTTGTACTCAGGTTTTTGCTGAGTAATGGCTAGACCGCTGTGTGTGTCTAGATCTTGAGGGTGTCCCAGCTGATCGTAGTCACGTCACCGCTGGATACTGAGACTAGCTACGCCCGGGGGGGCGGACCAAAAAGCCTGAGGCCAGAGGTATCCGTGTGTAAGAGGGTGGCGTTTTCTTGTCTTTCCCGGATCAACAGTTTCAGCAAATCCTTTACGATGGAATTCAGGTTTATATACAACTGTTATTTCAGCAACCTCAAGGCGTCTATTTTCCACCCTCCCTCCCCTAATAAACTTTGTTCTGGTGGTATGCCCCGACTGAGCCATACCAGTGTGCAATCCGACCTCTAAGTCAACAATCCTCAGAGGTCAGCGGGTCGCGTCCTTCACAACGTTTGTCACGGCGTTCTTTCAATATACCAAATTTGTATAGGTCCTTCCCTAATATGTATGCATAAAGCATGGTATTTATTTAGAAAGCTAAGGCGTGCATTGTATGGTTCATGGTCATAGCGCGCTGATATATTAAAAAAACGACCACCTGTCACGCCCTCCGATTCTGAATtagttttgaatatttgttttacGACAGAGTATACACTCAAGtcgacctgtttttcaggtagaTAACCTTGCGCGTAGgttaaaaaaacagcaacagtgTTACCAGAGATTTGCGCTTGCGGATCCTAGCTTTTTCTGATTAGGTGTGATTTGCTGATTAGTACGCATCTCAACATTTCAAGTCCGTAAAGGTCAAGGGCGATGCCATGTACTAGCTAAATGAACGAACCAGCTACAAAACATGTGAAAATGTAGGAGGTGACCATACATTATCAAATGGACGGTTCATACAATTGTATATCTATGTCTTTCTGCATTTCAGACGATTTGCTTCGTCCGAAAGTTCCTGGTAAAACTTGTTCGACTTTTCACCCACCCTCTACCATTCCCGGTCCGCCCCTCTGAAGGAACACAGACATGTCGTAACCCCCCAACTATGACCTGCAGGACGTGTACAGTACAGTCCCGGGCGCTTTCAACGCGCCCAAATGCCACAGGGATCACATTGCTCAAGTATTTGCACATGTCCCTGACATTTTGAATCCATATACTGACGCAGTTTGCCACCAGCCATGTGTGGGACGTTATTGTCGCTCCGGTGCTTCCGTTGAACAAAAACGGTTACAAACTGAGTAAACTGCTCTGCTTTTTGATCTCTGAGATAAAGCAGACTGATGATATGATTTGAGTTATTGTTTCCAACCCCGGCACGTTTTCCCATGCAGACTAAAATCAAAAACAAGCtatgcaaacaaaaatatttgctAACTAAGTTTCGTACTAGCTAGCTGCAATCAAAACGTGATGCTGTAAAATTGACCGCACGGTCAATAACCGTATGGTCAGTCACCGTACGGTCAAAACGGGCCTGAACTGTCAAACTCGGACAGCGGACCTTTCCAACGTCCCTGACCTTAATCCGTCTACAGATTTATATACATTCATTTCaaattgccccttctacgatcacgaAAGAAATTAGCCGTTTAAAgtggccaccaaattccatcctaatttctccacctttacagacagaaagaaaactactctgTTTTATTAACATCACACCggaaaacccacacattacagaaaaagtgggatcattcgtcttccactgtacatgtcttggaaaaagaattcgaacccaataagttagaatttagtgtcagtatctaaactagaatagtcacatgctacatTGTTCctcattgtctgtctgtcctttcatgttacacgtacttgcaattagcctacgggcaagaacttgcaataaaaattaaacgttcactttcatcAATATAGAGGATTGGCACAACTACTCAACAGGTTGAAACCGATCGCAAATCTTCTCCCTTCAAGGATCCATGCTTCTTCTTTTGTaaatcctcaattgaggtgaatcATGATGGTTTTTAAAGTAGCTAGTAGAAAAATGccgcttcgctacggctcgttTTTAGCCAAGAAACCGAGTTGCCTTAATTTTCTGGACATAGAGTTGGGCTCTTTTACCTGGACCTCCTTCATATACGGGGACACTGCTTTTTCGTCACCACCCTTAAAAACGAATGCAATTCCATTACGATATATCCGAACTGGGGCCGAACCTGAGATCAAAGCCCTGCCCACGGATCCAAGGAATTCGAATCATCATACGGCGAAGCAACAAGCTTAAAAATTCATCTGTTTTGGTAGAACTCCGATTTGGTACAAACTTTGGGCAAGTTCCAATCTTTCTTCTTCGTGTTAAAAGCTATAGTTTGAACCATGCTTCAGAACAAGTTGACATCATTGCAGGGATGGTTTGGTGAATAATTCCACTACagttacaaacaaactcatgcaAAGAAATTGACACTTCAAGAGGATAGGTGTTTGTATATCAAGTATTTTACTCCACATAGATTATTCTGATATACATAAGACTTGGAAAAATACCCACTTGAACATAATAAAACGTCGGTCTGTCATAAAGTACTCATTGGCAAGACAAAATTGGCATTATTAAAGATTATTGTAGTGACACTATACCTGAGTTAACATATTAACACATAGTAATGTTTGACATGTCTGAATGTACAGGTATTCCCAGCAAATTAACATTGAGTGTCAATGAGGTTGACAGACTTGAAACGATCAGATAAACTTACACATCTACTGTATTTCTTTAAAATTGAGTCTGATGAAATAAAACACTTAACATTAACaattatacaatgtagaacCGTGTCATGAATGCTGCAAAATGATATAACTATAtaacattgctttttttttaaatttaatacAATATACAACAAACCTTCCTACCATTCAATGGTAATTTGATGAAATCTATGATGACATGTAAAGGTCCCCTAGCCTTTCTGAAGCCGTAGGGCTAGTTCATTGtaccactgtgtctagggcatggtattggaaggcaaaggccatccctctccttccactgccttttacctccctaaccaaagtcaggtacccatttttacacctgggtggagcgagGAAACTCGTGTAAACTGACAACATGTAGCTTCAACCTTAAGTCTCTGTCACATCTGTTGTACGATCACAAACTGACAACACTAATGGGATTATCGTGCATATATTGTGCAAAATTTATAAGAAAAAAGGTGTCTCTGCTCATTGTCCCTTGTTGGTTCTTCCATAGCCTGCTTGAAATTAAAATCCTAAGACATCAAACTAGTATGATGATCTATAACAAAGGTGACCACCTGTTACAGAGAGCAGAGTACATTGTGGACAGGAATAGCTATCGCCCCGGCGACGGCGATCCCACAACTGTCTGCCTGCGACGTCACTCCTAGGGAGAACTCCCGGTGCTCTTCAGCAATCTGGGTAACAATCATGAGGACAATGTTAGTTCAATTGTGCCTAGATCAGGTTTACAATTGTTGTAAATCTTCAATACCTCGTATGTGGTGTCTGTGTGGCATTCCCATGTCCTACATGAAAGCCCTatagtagggtttgggttggcgttaggaagggcatccagctgtaacaactcttgctacaaaaaaagacttgcacttgatgaggagttctgggactctcccatccatgtgcaagcacgtccaaccctcatgtgatggggaataaaagacgtaaaattggagagagagagagagagagagagagagagagagagagagagagagagagagagagagagagaataaggTTACAATGGGCTTGATATCCCATTGTTTTAAACTGTACATTTGTCTATGAAGTCTGTTGTGTATGAATTCATCTAATTGGTGCTAATCTAAAGACCATGACAGAATATGACTGAATGCAAATTTCAGTTGCATAAACTGGGAACCTACaaggaaataattttttttttctttcctcatTGCTTTTACATAATTTTCATACACAGTAAAAGCAAAATTCCAGGTcagtaaaaggtaaagcagtcatcctcaattgaggtgaagcatgatgcttttttaagtagctagtggtagtgcaatgaggcttcgccacggctcgcgtttttggccaagcacaccgggggCACTCCTACtgttcttgataagtgtgtcgggttcttttacatccagaggtttgatgcttgaggcttaagccccgaagctccctcatacacggggccgccaaCTTTACGTcaccgaaatgacaaatgcaatccttTACAACTTTTTGAAAACATGACAAGTCTTACCTCCTGTGACATTTTGTAGAAGGTGTTGACGTAGGCGGCTCCCCCCAGCAGACCCTCCCAGAGGATCATGGCGAAGACGATCCAGATGGAGGGCAGGAACGGGTGCAGAACCTCCAGCAGGAACAGGCCCACGTTCACAAACTGGGGGGGGGAATGGTATACAGTTTAACTAAGAACAGGCCAAGGTTCACAAACTAAGAACAAATTTCAAATGATTATTAActaggaaggcaacatttgtgagagcaaatacagcatattttgcccATCTCCATCCCAATGCAAAAATTAACTCCTAAAATCATCCCTGTGCAATATTATTTGCCTTAAAGTGAAATGGCCCACGTTCAAAAACTGGGAGGGAATGAAAAGTGAAACtgtcaccacgaaaactgcgAACCTAAAATGACCGCAAACATTAACAGTAATTGTTCTTACCCTAGTTATGGACACAATTGACACCTCAAGGTGACTGTAGTGCAACGAAAGCGCTGAGTCTAAAGGCCGACAATACTGTTATTCTGTTATCCTTAACACATGCTGGACACATTGTCCTCACCTGGAAGAACGCGAGGAGCCAGAGCGCGTGGATCTGCACAATGCTGACGGAGGAGCGGGAGATGAACACTCCGATCTGGTAAATCACCTGGAACCTGGggtaaaagtttaaaaagttaaaatcctcccacaccataaggctAGGTTTTTAGGGTGGAGCCCATCTCCACTTCGGTAGGCCTGGACAATTTTCAGTTCTTATAACTCAGAATCAGTGAGGAGAAGTATGTATAGCCCTGACGAAGGGAGCAAAAGGACTTCCATTACTTtggcaagttttttttctttgtgaaaAGAATATTCTCAGAATCATGGACCAGGTGCTTAAGATAATCTCATTCCCTATAACAACTGTTGTAGGTAGCAAGTTATCATAATCAAAAACAGCAGGGGCTTCTACATAAAGCAGTGCTTGGAGCTTCATATGTCAAGCCTTAATGCAAAGATGTGAACTGTCATTGAGCAGTCTACTTTGCATTACCAATTGGTGCGTTTATACAACGAAAGATGGTCATGTGCAAGGGTAGGTTCTACTATACTATTATACTATAATTTATAGGATAGGGCATGTGATTTTCTCTGGAAAAATATGTGTATCACCAAGGCAAGTTTTGCTACTTTGCTAAAATAGTCTGTGAATGCTGGAGGCTAGCCTGAGTTTCATCCTAGGTAGTTCCACGCTTTACTGTTGCATGGCGAAGGGAAAGCCTGGCACTaacaaggatgacactcaggctaactggAGGCTAGgacaaatgataaaaatgttcACCTACCATCTGTACTGCTCCGAGTGGCTGAGCCAGATGTTTCTGAAGAAGATGAGTTCAAACAGCCCCTGGTTGATAAAGTACTCGGCTACGTACACCAGGAACAGTGGGGCCATGTACTTACACACAAGTggctgcaaaataaaaacaagatttAAGAAAGTTCCAACAGTTCTGAAAAGTATCAATGTGTTATGACATGTACACATGAATTTTACATTAAAAATGTTGAGGTGAGATATGCGTGGATGATGGTATTAAACAATGGACTATggttttaaacaaaaacaagaagtaTTCTTTCAAAGTGTCACATTTTACTACATTAGTATACACTTTACCTTTACAAGTTGAAACTTCTGCGTAAGAGAAAGGTTTGGACCTGGAAAAAACAAACTTGACTTTAGTCATGATTATAACTGTTTGGCTAGTCTAAGTTTTAGTCAATGTAGCCATTAAGcttttgtaaacaaaaaagaagaTTCCTACAAGATACAACACTGCATATGGACTGAAATTTCCCGAGGGTGATTGAACAGCACTGTCCTGGAACATCATTTGCACACACATTGATCAGcctggctggtgaattgttCGTTGTATCAATATCCAAACACTTTTCAACCCTTGACCAGCATGATACCTCAGTTGCAATGTGTTATCAGTTATGTATAGGAGTTGTCtcaaaccaaaaaaatattAGAATTCATCACGGTTTCTGTTGAATATTAGGTCAATGTTGCATCAGAATTTTGTCCATTGCATGCAACATCTTTTCTTATGTCATACCTCggccgcaaaaacgtttgatGCGGGTGTTCTGGACCTGGCAATGACCTTTGCTATGACATGGGGTTCTACCTTTATCAcccaggcttccatagaatatttagaatgcattcaAAGTGCGCCCGTTGCACCCCTGTTACGCCTTCGGTGATCGGGTGATACGACCCGCGGTCAggccggtacctcgggtgagacggaatacaccgtgttgtattctatattgacAAACCATTTGGAAACATACTATATCCTGTATGATATGTTCTGTTGAAGTGTTTAAAAAGTCATGTTCCCACCTGACTGTCTGGCTGGAGGAGGTCTCCCATCAGACTCAGCTAGCAGAGGTGCCCTGTCTGCCTCTGGGCTGGAACTACCGGCAACAGCTTTGGCCCATCTCTTCTCAAGGACTAACCAAAAGCTAGAGACAAAGAAATTGATAGCTCAATTAATAGCTCAGGTAGCTATCACACATGTATACATGCTGACCCTGACCTCTCGATGTAGATACCATTATATATAGacgttatttttaaaaaaatctaataGATATACAGCAGCTTTTATGTTcatgtatttagaatattgttacaTCTTTTCTTAGAAGACTGcactttcaagaaaaaatagaagtacattgtactgtCTTTGACAAAAACATTGATGAGGTTTATCCCTAACATTACATCGTATATGTGCTTGCAAAGCattcagagaatcagacagaattTTGTGTTGAGTTAAAATTTAGGGAACAGTTAGCGGAAGAGTTATTTACATGATGTACCTGTAAAGCATTCAGATACAACTTTGTGTTCATTAAAAATTTAGGAAACAGTTAATTAGCTCTTTACCTAATAGACAGAGTGAAAGGCACGATGAGCATGATGAGAAGAGAGTTCCTGGCGGAGACACCGATCTGCAGCAGGCCGGCGTACGAGAGAGCCCCACCCACGCCGGCACCCCCTGGGGGGGACAGGAGGACGGAAGTGTcattaaacatacatacaagaaGGTGAAAATAAATACAAGCATGATAAATACAATAAA contains the following coding sequences:
- the LOC136434447 gene encoding battenin-like, with product MVEEFNMDRQENEESDQNQETDSAPQENAKTFAWRNILAFWFLGLCNNFGYVVMLSAAHDILKQESHQGNSTVPRSGFNLSNQYDCNPISTGAILLADILPALTVKMTAPYFIQSIHYSIKVAAVVLFGAASFLIVAFSHTVEVSVLGVACASIASGLGELTFLGLTSFYHRSSVSAWSSGTGGAGVGGALSYAGLLQIGVSARNSLLIMLIVPFTLSISFWLVLEKRWAKAVAGSSSPEADRAPLLAESDGRPPPARQSGPNLSLTQKFQLVKPLVCKYMAPLFLVYVAEYFINQGLFELIFFRNIWLSHSEQYRWFQVIYQIGVFISRSSVSIVQIHALWLLAFFQFVNVGLFLLEVLHPFLPSIWIVFAMILWEGLLGGAAYVNTFYKMSQEIAEEHREFSLGVTSQADSCGIAVAGAIAIPVHNVLCSL